The DNA region GCGGAGGCAGAGAACGCCATCCAGGCGATGAACGGCCAGTGGATTGGCTCGCGGTCGATACGCACCAATTGGTCCACGCGCAAGCTGCCTCCGCCGCGCGAACCCTCCAAGAGCGGAGGCCAGGGAGGCGGTATGGGTGGCGGACCGGGCAACGGGTCCGGTGTAAAGGGAAGTCAACGCCACACCTTCGAGGAAGTGTACAACCAGTCGAGCCCCACCAACACCACCGTATACTGTGGCGGATTCCCGCCGAACGTCATCAGCGACGACCTGATGCACAAGCACTTCGTCCAGTTTGGTCCCATCCAGGACGTGCGGGTCTTTAAGGACAAGGGCTTTTCGTTTATCAAGTTTGTTACCAAGGAGGCAGCCGCCCACGCCATCGAGCACACGCACAACAGCGAGGTTCATGGAAACCTGGTCAAGTGCTTCTGGGGCAAAGAGAACGGAGGCGATAACTCGGCCAATAACCTCAATgccgcagctgctgcggcagcAGCTTCTGCCAATGTTGCCGCCGTTGCAGCCGCCAATGCTGCAGTTGCCGCTGGAGCGGGTATGCCCGGTCAGATGATGACGCAGCAACAGATCGCCGCCGCTACGGGAGCGGCGATACCCGGCCAAATGATGACGCCCCAGCAGATTGCAGCGCAGTATCCATACGCGTACCAGCAGATGGGCTACTGGTATCCCCCTGCGGTATGTATTACATTCCTTTAATATGCAATGACCTAATTGATTGAAACTAACTTTTTGCGTTCCTGCAGGCTTATCCCACAACCCAGATGCAGACGCAGTACATGCAGCAGGGCTACTATCCCTACGCCTACACTACCAGTGCTCAGCAAGCGGGAGGAGTCCGTAAGTATACCTTTCTCAGCTCCTGAATAATCATGACCTTGGCTTAATCAGCTTGCATACAATTTTCAGCGGCTGGATACCGCATGGTGCCGCCGAATGTGGCATGGGGCGTGCCCGGAACTGTGGTGCCCGGTGTGACGGCCGCCGCAGCATCCGCGGCCGCTGCAGCGAATGGATCACTTGCCCCCCAGATGATGTACAGTGCTGCGATGCCACAATACCAGACCCAATGAGCTGAGATGTGACGCCAGCTTCGACGCCGTTTGCAGCATCCGGGAAGTCGCCCCCAGCCGCAGCCACAACCACCTCTGCTGCATCAGCTTCCGCACCTGCAGCAGTTGCAAGCGCATTACGCACGTTTAGGTTACGTACAATACCGAGTAGTAGCTAAATCGGAACCGCTCCTGGCCATGCCGttaaccagcagcagcagccacattGACGGTGGCGATGTATCTGGAGATTAATAGGATGCGCGTGAGTCCAGATTTGAAGTTGTGGCTACGGTTGCGGCTGACTGCGGTGGACGGAAGCGGAATCGGGGGTGGTATAGCCCCCCAAAGTCGAAGGTTAAGGCGGTGCGTGGAACTCAACTTCAAGTGATCCACGCCGGCGACAACTGAAAGAACATCAACTGAAAAGCTCCGGGCGATGGGCGGGTAGCTGTAACAATCTAATCCAATCTAAGTACgtgttaaaataatttaatgatTTGTAATTTAAGCAGATATAGGCGTATAAACGAAAcggaaacaaaataaaccgaatgagaaattcaacaaaaacaaacagaacaGAGAAAATGCTAATTACGCGCGACAGAgtttaacaaaaaaacaaaacaatcgaaacaaaaaacgtgacaaagcaaattgtaattgtaactATGTGGAACATGTGTCAACGAAAACTGAAGACGGAAAGGGTAGTGTCAGTAGGATGAAAGGAAAGCCACAAGCAAGCcgaatgcaaaaaaaaacaagaggaaaaacaaatttagTCACTAAGAGAATGTAAATTCGAGCATACATATTGTATATTTCCAATGTGGAAAACGAAATGcgatataaatatgtaaaatgtaaaataaagaagcaaaaaaatatataaaacaagtGAGAAAACGAACAGACGCTGTTTTTAAATTGAGATAATGAATTGAGGAGAAGTGCggtttaaaaattaaatgtatataaagaGAGAGGATCTAGGTGGTTATTACTACAATTCTGGTGGAgtctaaatatattttaaatattaataacttCTGCAATCGTgccaagaaaataaattaggAGTAAAACAAATATTCATGCATGAATTTTATAGCTTCGACATTCTCTAGTGAAACGCAGTTTTATTGCGAAACTAGTTTTCATGAATGCTTATTCTTTCGCTTACTTTCTCTTCATTTAAATGCACCTGGTGATGTCAGCAGTTGGTCAATTCTCAATACACTACCAATGGCTTCCAATtgtatagtttttttttgggcataaCATTATTTTAGATAAAGGATGAAGTTTTTTGAAATCGATTTTATTTAGCGTACTCTATAGAttttgtttatgtatataGTTGTATATGCATGTAGTTTTGGATCTGTGTTTAGTAACTAGTCATAGAACTCAAATTCCGGGTGGGCGAGCTGCGTAGAAGCTGGTTCAATGTGTCGCGATAAGCGACGGGCATGTGCGCGGGTGTAGATGTATCTGATCGATCTGATAACACCAGATCCATACGCACCTGCTAGGTACATCATTTTTTGGGTGTGTTACTAATAGTATAGGTGAATCGGAGACGATTGTATTTATGGCTGTAGGTACATAGATTGAAACAAATGAACTAAACTAGACTAACCATACGGACAGTGATActattaaaacttaaatacGATTCTGCGCTGGTAAATGTATCTTTGTGGGTGTGTATAAGTATATCATCGGTCTTAGGTCTACGCTTACTTCTAGATTACATGTAGCTTGTGGATGGGCACTCAAtgtacaacaaaaatatgctCTATAGTTCAAGGATACAATGGAAGTAGTTGTGAACTTCTTGGGACGCCTGTCTTACAAAAAATAGCTACGGAATGTTTCAAAAAACTAGTTTATAAAGCAATTACTGtcataaacaaaaataggGCGAATCTACTATTCTAGCAACTCCATTGAAAAGTACAGATATTCTTAGAAATATATTATGTTAAATGAGTATAACGATAATGGAGCTGCATGACAAATGTCGCACCACATGGACATGGTGGTGAAACGACGCAAAAATACAATATTCTTAGGCTAAAACACAAGAAATAGATGGGAAACAAATCATATTCAATAATTCACTGGTAAATACAAATGTAACAATGTTTGTGAAACGAAAACTCTACTGATTGATTAGAACCTTATGGGCGAGAAACATGGGTCACATAATCAAAACTAGTGCAACGAGAATTGGTTGCGTTCTGAGACTCACTTCACAGCTGCTCCACATTGGTATAATGGAGGAGGGCAGGATCACTGGCTAGAACAGACTAGATGGTTATGTCGCCATAATCTTGCGACCACTTCTCGTACGAGTTGAGGCTTTGTGGCGCCACCGAGCGCCTGATGCGCTTAAGAGAACTGTGAAAGTCCTGCTCTGTAATCGCACGCATTGCACTGATGTCCAGACACTTCACTTGCTCAACATTCAACTCTCGAATGGGTTCCAAAGCGGCGTCCTTGGCCAGGGCCGTTAAGTCGGAGCCCGAGTATCCGTCCGTCATCTTTGCCAGGCGGCGCAACGCCTCGGTATCCAACGGACTGCCTTGCTTCTGCAGCAGTCGATTGAGGAGCAGCTCGCGGGTCTGCTCGTCGGGCAGTGAGACGTAAACGCGCTTTGTAAAACGACGCAGGGCGGCCTCGTCCAATTCCTGCGGCCGATTGGTGGCGGCCAGCACCACGATTCTATCTCCGTCCGGATTTCCAGGCAGCCCATCGAACTCCACCAGAAACTCGGTCTTCAGGCGACGCGATGCTTCATGTTCGCTGCTGCTTCGCTCGGAGAGCAACGAGTCGACCTCGTCGATGAAAATAATGGAGGGCTGCATGTGACGGGCCACGGCAAAGAGTGCCCTTACCAGTTTCTCACCATCCCCCACGTACTTGCTGGTCAGCGAGGCAGCCGAAATGTTCAGGAAGGTAGCACTACACTCAGTAGCCACGGCGCGTGCCAGCAGGGTCTTGCCATTTCCGGGAGGACCAAACAGCAATAAACCCTTGGCCGGTGCACGAAGTCCTAACAAAGGAAGACGGAATGGTTATGGTGACGGTTGTTGGTCGCAGAATAACCAACTTACCCGTAAAGAGTTCCGGTCGGACGGAGGGTAGGATGACCATTTCCTGAAGAGCCTGCTTGGCCACATCCTGACCGGCAATGTCAGTCCACTCTACTTTGGCCCCACCTTCGACGATCTCGTCGAGTATAAGCTGCACTAGCTTCTGCTCCACTCCTTTCACACTCACCACCGGAGTGCTGGCGCCACTGCCACTGGGTCCGTTGTTGTTTATGGGAGTCCGCGAACGCTGAGGCGGCGTATTGCGCCCAGAAGACTGTAATATGCAGCATTTAGTGTAATTAGTATTTTAATTACTATCCGAGTAGTATTTGCCAAGTGCAATATAAGCATTTACAAATTTGGTTTACTTATCAGATACTCACAAATTGGCGCCGAACGGCGGGAGGCGTGGCAGCCGTCTTGGCTGGTTGCCTTTGGACTGCGCCTACGGATGTTTTGGAGCCAAGGTTGCGGGGCAGCGTTTGTGATTTGTTGGCTACGGCCAAGTTGACGGGTCGTTTGGATCCAATCGTTAGTTTTCGGCCAGATGCTGTGAAAGAAAAAAGCACAATCAGAGAAGCATAATCTTGAAGAGTCTACTCTTTTTAAGGTTACAATTTGGCcaatcgaaataaaaaattgtaagaAAATCAAGTGCCATGTGAGGTGATAGGGATTGACTGATCGATCTGCATTTGCTCGCTTTGCGCTGGCGTGTGAGGATCTTGTTGGGTGCGCGTTAGCTGGTGAGGAACTTACCAGTGGGTTGGGCACTGGCGGTGGCTTTGGGCCCGTAGCCACTACTGCGCACCCTTAGCTTCATGGGTTCGTTGGTCATTCCCGCCAGCATGGGCTCCCTGGTCCTCTGCGGCTTGCTTGGCGCCTGCTCATTCTGCTTCTCCTTTAAGGAGAGACGCTGCATTTGCAAATCCTGCTCACGCAGAGCTGCGCGCCGGATGAACACGTGCGTATGGACAAAACGGAGGGGACAACAAAAAAGCGGGGTAAACgtgcaaaatgaaataaacaaaaaatgaggTAAACAAAAACTATGTTTCAGGGGTATAGGAAATATGACCGCTCACTCACCTAGAAAATGGAGACGATCCCGCGCCATCGAAAGGTTTGTCTGCATCTTGTCATGCAGGCGCTGGGCTCGATCCCAGACATCACCCCGTCCACTCCAGCAATCGACAGCTATGCcatcctccagctccttgaTACCCTTCCGGTAGAGCTCAATTGCCAGCTCTTTGTGACCTggaataatataataatgatataataatatttaataaccTTTACATGGCCCGTCAAGCTCGCTTTCCTCTAATAAATAGTttctatatataaaaatgaaatgtttggAGGACTACCACTCAATAAATGTCCATCAAGGCAGACAACCCCTTCTCCTGCTGACATTTGGGGCATCCATTGTGCGCGCGTTCTGGCTTATTGATTCTCACACTCGACAGACAACAAAAGCGGCTAGCGGGCGATGACTCATTGAGCATTGAGCactcgaactcgaactggAGCTGCCACCCCCGACGCTGTCACTCACCTTCGTTCTCCTCATCAATTTTGAGCGCCTTGGAGATGTACTCGAAGGCGCGTCGATGGTGATGCTTCTGCTTGGCCAGCAAGGGATCGCCGGGACCAGGTGAATACCCTCCTCCCGGACGATTTGCGGCCATCTCCAAGGGTTGAATGGGTCTGAAACGCTGTGGCTGGTTGGAtaactgctgctcctggccGTCGGCGTCACGATTTAGCTCCGAAGGATGGTTCAACGACTGCTGTTGCTCCTTGGAGGAATTCTGCACCACGATTTCAATATTACAGTCGCGTCGATGCGGACGGTAAATCACTTTTGTGCTGGCACCGTAAAGGTAgcgaaaaatacaaaacagcTGATAAATCAGCGAGCGCAGAACGTTGAACAGAAAGATGATGGGGAACGAGACGACATAGAGGTTCTGCTTGTGCACGGAGGACGAGTAGCCGCCGTACGTATGATGGTGGCCGCTGCGTGGGGAGCACGTAGTGGGGGTCAGGTCAtctgtggtggtggtgtcgTCGTCGCCGTCGGGTGAGCTGCCCGGACTACGGCGATTCGATGAGGAGCCTCCACCGGCGGCAGATGAACCGCAGGCGACAACGGCAGCAACGTTTGAGGCGCTCGACGAGCGGTGCGTGGACTGGCGACCACCGACGCCTCCGCCGGATGATCCTGTCGCGCTGCTGGACTTTATTGGCGatttggtgctgctgctgctggcgctggAGGAGGACGACTGGTTTTTAGTGCGTACCATCGATATCGATTCCGCGCTGTCTGCGCGTCCAGCACTCCGGCCCCCGCTCTCCTTGCCCTAGCCCCGTGAAAGTTGCACGGGGAAGTTATCCTTTAAGCCAAAGAGGTTGGCCGTGGCACGCGTTGGTATCGATGccgcacaaaaaacaaacaaattctCGAATATTATTGTTGTACGTCGTTCGAGCCAGTTCTCATTTTGCTGATATCCGAGAGTACTGATTTTTTCTCCGCACTTACAACTCTCCCGACGTTGAAAATTGAAGCTAAGCTCTGGAGTCCCAGCCAGTGCTGCCCAACTATCGATTACCAAATCTGGCGGAAATAGTTATGAAGCcagaaaaataacaatttcaaAGTTTAAGTGGTGGGATGTAACGCCTAAGATATAGGTAGGAAGATTTTCAACAATGTGCAATATTGAGTCAGTTTTAATTGAGTTAAGTTCGATTTAATGTTCTGTTTATAGTCTTCATTTACTCTATATCCTTTTTTAAGTGTAAACTTGTTGTGTCCTTTAAAGCATCCTTAACGGTTAGCTGCTTCAATGGAAAAACGCTATCTTGGCATCTCCAACAGATCCAGCTGTCAGTAAAGTTGCCAGACATTTTCGGATTCGTTGTTTTTAGATggcaaaattaaaattacttgGTCAATTTCAAGCTACTGATAGAAAACACATTTTAGAATTGTTAAATTCTTAGAATTTGAGcacaattgccaaaaaaaaataggggAAAAACATCGCATTGTTTTGCGGTCGCCCGGTGTGGCAGCCCTGGCAGCTGGGTTGCGATATATCGACCTTGGTACACCAACTGCCATCCCCATCACTCTCtgggttgtttttttttgcgtttttgcataacaaaatcTGGGAATTTCGGCTAAAAGCGCCAGCGATCTCTGACCAGGAGAGCACGAGAACAGGAGCGGCACACCTCACTTGGAGAGCAGTCGGAATGGGACAGTACACGGCGTCGCAGCGCAAGAATGTAAGGATACTGCTCGTGGGCGACGCCAGGGTGGGGAAGACGTCGCTGATTCTGTCTCTGGTCAGCGAGGAGTATCCGGAGGAGGTGCCTCCTCGGGCCGAGGAGATCACCATTCCGGCGAACGTGACGCCCGAACAGGTACCCACCAGCATCGTTGACTTCTCTGCCTTGGAGCAGTCGGAGGATGCCCTGGCCGCCGAAATTAACAAGGCGCACGTGGTGTGCATAGTTTACGCCGTGGACGATGACGACACATTGGATCGGATCACCTCCCACTGGCTGCCGCTTATCCGGGCCAAATGCAATCCCTCCCTGGACGGCGAGGGTGATGCCGAAGCGGAGGCGGAAGGAGATGTTCAACGGGAACCCATTCGCAAGCCAATCGTTCTGGTGGGTAACAAGATAGACCTCATTGAGTATTCCACCATGGACAGCGTGCTGGCCATCATGGAAGACTACCCTGAGATTGAGAGCTGCGTGGAGTGCTCTGCCAAGACACTGCACAACATCTCCGAGATGTTTTACTACGCCCAGAAGGCTGTGCTGCACCCGACTTCACCCCTGTATATGATGGAAGAACAGGAGGTAAGTGCCTCCATTGTAGATCATAGGTCTCATCTATATCAATGCGcaataataaaactaataaaactCCTCATTTTCAGCTTACATCCGCCTGCAAGAAGTCGCTGGTGCGCATCTTCAAGATCTGTGACATTGACGGGGACAATCTTTTGAACGACTACGAGCTGAATTTATTCCAGCGACGCTGTTTCAACACACCCCTCCAGCCGCAAATCCTTGATGAGGTGAAGGCCGTTATACAGAAAAATGTGCCCGATGGCATATACAACGATGCGGTCACCCTAAAGGGCTTCCTCTTCCTACACTGCCTTTTCATTCAGCGGGGGAGGAACGAGACGACCTGGGCGGTGTTACGGCGCTTTGGCTACAACGACCAGTTGGAGATGTGCCACGAGTATCTTAGGCCACCGCTGAAAATACCGCCTGGCAGCAGCACAGAACTCTCGCACCGTGGTCAGCAGTTCCTGATTGCTGTGTTTGAGCGCTATGATCGCGATGGCGACGGAGCCTTATCACCTGAGGAGCACAAGATGCTCTTCAGCACATGCCCGGCTGCACCATGGTCCTACTCTACCGACATTCGCAAGTCCTGCCCGATCAACGAGACTACTGGATGGGTGACACTGCACGGGTGGCTCTGTCGGTGGACACTGATGACGCTGATCGATGTGGTCAAAACAATGGAGTATCTGGCCTATTTGGGCTTCAATGTTCATGAAAACGACAGCCAGTTGGCGGCCATTCACGTAACTCGAGAGCGTCGCATCGATTTGGCCAAGCGCCAAAGCAGTAGGTCCGTATACAAGTGTCATGTGATTGGACCAAAGGGATCAGGAAAGACTGGAATGTGCAGGGGTTTCCTAGTGGAGGATATGCACAAACTAATCGGAAAGGAGTTTAAAACGAATGTGGTTCATTGCATCAACTCTGTGCAGGTATATGGCCAGGAAAAGCACCTCATCCTGCGCGACATCGATGTAAGGCACGCACTCGATCCCCTCCAGCCACAAGAAGTCAATTGCGATGTTGCCTGCCTGGTCTACGACTCATCCAATCCCCGTTCCTTTGAGTATGTGGCCCGCATCTACATCAAGTATTATGCGGAGAGCAAGATTCCAGTGATGATAGTCGGCACCAAGTGCGACATGGACGAGCGTCGGCAGGACTACCTTATGCAGCCGTCGGAATTCTGTGACAAGTACAAGCTGCTACCTCCGCATCTGTTCAGCctaaaaaccaacaaaaaagaaCTGTATACCAAGCTGGCCACGATGGCAGCGTTTCCGTGAGTACACCTTTTGTGATCCACTGTTGGGTGCTTCTTTTGTAAGCTAATACGGCTAGCCAAAAGCAGTGAAATACTTTTAAAGCATCAAGCCTTTCAAGTATTTCACTTTATAGTAGTTTTAGATTGCATCTAACATTCGGGATTAATGGTTACTTATCTTATTATCTTCTCTTttacccttttttttgtgtgatGGTTGGTGTCTGTTTTCTGTGTTGTTTGATGTTTGTACACGTCGACGGCTTCGCGGATATGCAGTCGCTTCCAGGCCGCCTGGATACTGTTCTACAAGCACAGGTTGGTACAGCTGTGGGAGTCGGCGTAAGTGTTACCATTTAAACTGAACTTGTTACTAATGTCAGCCTTATATTTGTTGTTCCATCTGCCACGGTGCCCGTACTACTTCCTTGGGGCGCACAGATTCCCATCCATAACCGCTTGATTAATGTGGTGTGCGGCAGCTTCCTGTAGTTCTTAGTTTTATCGTTACGCTACCTTTTAAAATCCTGCCTCTGGTTTATcaattctaattaaattcctttttcTCACAAGCAGCCACCTGAGGCAATTCGGCCTGATGACGGAGGACCCCAAGCTGTGGTGGAAGGCGGGACTGGGCGTGGCTGCAGCTACCATGCTGGGATTTATAGTCCTGAAAACAATAAGTGCTGCCGGAGCCCACACCCGCTAGATGAACCCACTAGGTTAAGAGGACGGGGTTAACACACAATTACCACAGACACGTTAATGTTGGACAAATTCATgtaacttatttattatttacttgcTTGGTACTGTAAATCCAAATTTATTGTTACGAAAACTAAAGCAAACCATGAAAGGGACACACGCCGATGCTCGCATTCCTGACTTGTAAATACACTTGCCAAGTTCACTCGCAGGAATTGAGCTGGAGCAGTGGCCAGTGGAGCACATTGCGTATGTTGCATTTCTATTCGTATTCTAACTTACTTAAACCATGTACTCTCTGATAAGTCAAGTAAGGTATTGTTACCAGCATAATCGAGTAACGAAACAACCAATATCGTGCATAGCTGATAGTGATATGTACACGTACTGCGTTCTATATAAACCAATATATACTACATCTAGAGAATCACCGGGTTCGGTGATATCGCACTTTTGTAAATACGCGCAAAGCCCCTAGTATGAGCAATAAACCTATCTATATGTGTGGATTGGCATATAGCAATATTTAATGGCACTCGATGTTTTAGTCATTTTGTTTTCCCAAAAGGACAAGTTTATTTCAATCTGCATGATGAGTTTGGCTAGCTACCGCCTCAATCATTATTAAATGTTCCACATAAGTCATTCGGTTTGTAAAagctttaataataatttatctTACTATAATTGAGTCTGTACATGACTCTGGCTTGTCGAGGTCTCAAATCATACAGCAAATACTATGTTAATCCTACTTTTGTATTCCATTGATCGACGCTGCATTGGCAGAAGCAGGCGACATGCAGTTGCCATCTGGATATCGCTTTTGGAACTGCGTAATAAGCTCCGGATCCACCAGTCGTATGCCATCCAATTGGTTTCCGAGGGTTATCCAGTTCGGTTGGATGTTGTGCGGACGCCCAAAGAGCTCGATCTTGCGGGTACCCGGGCTAAGACGCTCGATAATGCCATAAATCTCATCCGGTTTGTGAGAGGTGGCCCGCACCTCCGCCACAATCACATCACAATCGAGTCCTCGGTTCAGGTTTGTGGGATTGCCCTTCATGCCCACCAAGCAGTGCTCTTTGCCATGGTTTAGCCAGTGACCCGTACGTCCAGTGCGAATAATCCGCTGCAGTTGGTTGGTCTTTACCCAGATGAGTTCGTCCACGCGCTCATAGCCCCACAACTTGAGGCAATCGCGGCCAAGTTCCATGGCTCGTCCTGTGACCCATAGAAAGATCAAGCCGTCATCCTGAAGGGCCGGCACGCCCAGCGCTCTCATTTCATCGTCCGACATTGTGCCGTAGGGCAGTTCCATGTGAATATCCCAGGGAGGATCGGCCATCACCACAGCAAACTTTCCCAGCACCGTCATGTCTAAAAACCGCAGGTCGCATTGAATCCATTGCGGCGGATAGAGCGTGCAACTGGAGTCTACGCTGCGCTTGAGGCTCAATTTGGTTTTCACATCCGTCGGCTTGTTTGTGTTTATATGTGGCAGGGTGTCCACCTCATAGTGCACGTACTTGCAGGTGGCCATGTGAAAGCAGGTGTTAAGGAAGCTGCAGTCCCCCAGAGATTCGTCTGTGTGAGCCTGGATGATCTTTTTGAAATGCAGTTTGGTACACTTGTCTGTTGTCTCACTGCCGGAAGTATCACTGCCATCGGTGGATTCCTGCGACTCGGCCTCGCAATTGTTTATAGCTTCCGCAATGATTTCTCCATCCTCCGCTGCAGTTTCTGTCTTGGGTACCTTTCCGCTAACGCTCTCGCCCGCATCAACATCCGTGTGAAGCTCCTTCGCGTCTCTTCGTTCTTGTTTCTTCTTGGCCGCCATCTCGGCGGTGGCTTGTTGGGCCTTTAGGCACTCGACTTTTGTGCCGTGGGAGCAAAACTCCATGACCTGTGCTCCCCCGTGGGACTTGAACTTCTCAGCCACGGATCGCTCTTTGGCTGTGGGCTTGGTTAGCAGCTCAAGTATCTCCTCGCCCACCTGCTTACTCTGCTTTTCGCGGGTGGAAGGCATTGACAGCAGCATCATAATGTCGTCCGGAGCATCCAGACTTGTGGACTCTTTACGTACTGCATTGGTTTCCAGTTTTATTGTCTTCTCCTGCGGCTGATCACCATCCTCGACTTCCACTgtaaaagcaacaacaaattattttgtCTTACAAAGAAAGTAGTATTTTATGCGGGACCCACACTTCCTcttggcctcctcctccttttgCTGACACGTGTCGTTGGTGTCCTCCAGGATCTCCTTTAGCTCCTTGGGCTGCACAGAGATGATTTCGCAGCCAGCCTCTGTGCCGATGGTCACGTTCCTAATTACAATGGCACCCTGGTTGGCCAGTTTGCCTAGTATAAAGTTCACCATCTCCAGGCTGCTGCC from Drosophila santomea strain STO CAGO 1482 chromosome 3R, Prin_Dsan_1.1, whole genome shotgun sequence includes:
- the LOC120451780 gene encoding mitochondrial Rho GTPase isoform X3; its protein translation is MGQYTASQRKNVRILLVGDARVGKTSLILSLVSEEYPEEVPPRAEEITIPANVTPEQVPTSIVDFSALEQSEDALAAEINKAHVVCIVYAVDDDDTLDRITSHWLPLIRAKCNPSLDGEGDAEAEAEGDVQREPIRKPIVLVGNKIDLIEYSTMDSVLAIMEDYPEIESCVECSAKTLHNISEMFYYAQKAVLHPTSPLYMMEEQELTSACKKSLVRIFKICDIDGDNLLNDYELNLFQRRCFNTPLQPQILDEVKAVIQKNVPDGIYNDAVTLKGFLFLHCLFIQRGRNETTWAVLRRFGYNDQLEMCHEYLRPPLKIPPGSSTELSHRGQQFLIAVFERYDRDGDGALSPEEHKMLFSTCPAAPWSYSTDIRKSCPINETTGWVTLHGWLCRWTLMTLIDVVKTMEYLAYLGFNVHENDSQLAAIHVTRERRIDLAKRQSSRSVYKCHVIGPKGSGKTGMCRGFLVEDMHKLIGKEFKTNVVHCINSVQVYGQEKHLILRDIDVRHALDPLQPQEVNCDVACLVYDSSNPRSFEYVARIYIKYYAESKIPVMIVGTKCDMDERRQDYLMQPSEFCDKYKLLPPHLFSLKTNKKELYTKLATMAAFPRFQAAWILFYKHSSHLRQFGLMTEDPKLWWKAGLGVAAATMLGFIVLKTISAAGAHTR
- the LOC120451780 gene encoding mitochondrial Rho GTPase isoform X2, which gives rise to MGQYTASQRKNVRILLVGDARVGKTSLILSLVSEEYPEEVPPRAEEITIPANVTPEQVPTSIVDFSALEQSEDALAAEINKAHVVCIVYAVDDDDTLDRITSHWLPLIRAKCNPSLDGEGDAEAEAEGDVQREPIRKPIVLVGNKIDLIEYSTMDSVLAIMEDYPEIESCVECSAKTLHNISEMFYYAQKAVLHPTSPLYMMEEQELTSACKKSLVRIFKICDIDGDNLLNDYELNLFQRRCFNTPLQPQILDEVKAVIQKNVPDGIYNDAVTLKGFLFLHCLFIQRGRNETTWAVLRRFGYNDQLEMCHEYLRPPLKIPPGSSTELSHRGQQFLIAVFERYDRDGDGALSPEEHKMLFSTCPAAPWSYSTDIRKSCPINETTGWVTLHGWLCRWTLMTLIDVVKTMEYLAYLGFNVHENDSQLAAIHVTRERRIDLAKRQSSRSVYKCHVIGPKGSGKTGMCRGFLVEDMHKLIGKEFKTNVVHCINSVQVYGQEKHLILRDIDVRHALDPLQPQEVNCDVACLVYDSSNPRSFEYVARIYIKYYAESKIPVMIVGTKCDMDERRQDYLMQPSEFCDKYKLLPPHLFSLKTNKKELYTKLATMAAFPRFQAAWILFYKHRLVQLWESAHLRQFGLMTEDPKLWWKAGLGVAAATMLGFIVLKTISAAGAHTR
- the LOC120451780 gene encoding mitochondrial Rho GTPase isoform X4; protein product: MGQYTASQRKNVRILLVGDARVGKTSLILSLVSEEYPEEVPPRAEEITIPANVTPEQVPTSIVDFSALEQSEDALAAEINKAHVVCIVYAVDDDDTLDRITSHWLPLIRAKCNPSLDGEGDAEAEAEGDVQREPIRKPIVLVGNKIDLIEYSTMDSVLAIMEDYPEIESCVECSAKTLHNISEMFYYAQKAVLHPTSPLYMMEEQELTSACKKSLVRIFKICDIDGDNLLNDYELNLFQRRCFNTPLQPQILDEVKAVIQKNVPDGIYNDAVTLKGFLFLHCLFIQRGRNETTWAVLRRFGYNDQLEMCHEYLRPPLKIPPGSSTELSHRGQQFLIAVFERYDRDGDGALSPEEHKMLFSTCPAAPWSYSTDIRKSCPINETTGWVTLHGWLCRWTLMTLIDVVKTMEYLAYLGFNVHENDSQLAAIHVTRERRIDLAKRQSSRSVYKCHVIGPKGSGKTGMCRGFLVEDMHKLIGKEFKTNVVHCINSVQVYGQEKHLILRDIDVRHALDPLQPQEVNCDVACLVYDSSNPRSFEYVARIYIKYYAESKIPVMIVGTKCDMDERRQDYLMQPSEFCDKYKLLPPHLFSLKTNKKELYTKLATMAAFPRFQAAWILFYKHSHLRQFGLMTEDPKLWWKAGLGVAAATMLGFIVLKTISAAGAHTR
- the LOC120451780 gene encoding mitochondrial Rho GTPase isoform X5; amino-acid sequence: MGQYTASQRKNVRILLVGDARVGKTSLILSLVSEEYPEEVPPRAEEITIPANVTPEQVPTSIVDFSALEQSEDALAAEINKAHVVCIVYAVDDDDTLDRITSHWLPLIRAKCNPSLDGEGDAEAEAEGDVQREPIRKPIVLVGNKIDLIEYSTMDSVLAIMEDYPEIESCVECSAKTLHNISEMFYYAQKAVLHPTSPLYMMEEQELTSACKKSLVRIFKICDIDGDNLLNDYELNLFQRRCFNTPLQPQILDEVKAVIQKNVPDGIYNDAVTLKGFLFLHCLFIQRGRNETTWAVLRRFGYNDQLEMCHEYLRPPLKIPPGSSTELSHRGQQFLIAVFERYDRDGDGALSPEEHKMLFSTCPAAPWSYSTDIRKSCPINETTGWVTLHGWLCRWTLMTLIDVVKTMEYLAYLGFNVHENDSQLAAIHVTRERRIDLAKRQSSRSVYKCHVIGPKGSGKTGMCRGFLVEDMHKLIGKEFKTNVVHCINSVQVYGQEKHLILRDIDVRHALDPLQPQEVNCDVACLVYDSSNPRSFEYVARIYIKYYAESKIPVMIVGTKCDMDERRQDYLMQPSEFCDKYKLLPPHLFSLKTNKKELYTKLATMAAFPHLRQFGLMTEDPKLWWKAGLGVAAATMLGFIVLKTISAAGAHTR